The Candidatus Palauibacter polyketidifaciens region GAGGAGATCGTGCTGTCGGTACCGGACGGACGGAGTGTGCGGACGCTGATGAACTCCACGCCGATCCGCTCGGAACAGGGCGACGTGGTGTCGGTGGTCGTCACCATGCAGGACCTCGCCCCGCTCGATGCGCTGGAGCGACAGCGGGCAGAGTTCCTCGAAATGGTCAGCCACGAACTGCGCGCCCCGCTGACCTCGATCAAGGGCTCGACTGCGACCGCGCTCGGAGCCGCCTCGGTCCCGCCCCAGGCCGAGCTGATCCGGTTCTTCCGCCTCATCGACTCGCAGGCCGACCACATGTACGGCCTCATCGCGAACCTCCTGGACGCCGGGAGCATCGAGGCGGGCACGCTCACGGTCGCGCCCGAGCCCTCGAGCGTCGCCGCCCTGATCGACCGGGCCCGCAACACGTTCCTGAGCGGTGGTGGCCGCCACGCCGTCCTGATCGACCTTCCGCGAGATCTGCCGGAGGCGATGGCCGACCGAGAGCGCATCGTGCAGGTGCTGGGCAACCTTCTCTCGAATGCGGCGCGGCACGCTCCCGAGACCACCCCCATCCGGATCGAGGCAGCCCACGCGGACGGATACATCGAGATCTCGGTATCGGACGAGGGGCGCGGGATCCCGCCCGACCGACTCCCGTACCTCTTCCGCAAGCGTGCCGGTCTCGCAGGGGGCTACGCCGAGAGCGTCACAGGCGGCACTGGGCTCGGGCTCGCGATCTGCAAAGGCCTCGTGGAGGCGCACGGCGGACGCATTCGGGCCGAGAGCGGGGGGACGGGCCAGGGCGCACGCTTCTCCTTCACGATCCCGGCGGGCGGGGCCTCCTCCGCGCAGGCAGTCCCGCGCGGCGGATGGCCGGACGGGCCGGGGGGAAGGGAGGAGAAGCCGCGGATCCTGGTGGTGGATGACGATCCACAGATGCTGCGCCACGTGCGGGACATCCTGTCCGGAGCAGGCTACGAGCCGCTCACGGTGGGCGATCCCGAAGGGCTCTCCGACATCATCCACACGGAGCGCCCGCGCCTAGTTCTCCTGGATCTGGTGCTCCCGGGGCCGAACGGGATCGAGCTGATGGAGCAAGTCCCGGAACTCGGCGATCTCCCGGTCATCTTCATCTCCGGCTACGGCCGGGACGAGACGATCGCCGACGCCCTCGCCAGTGGGGCGGTCGATTACATCGTCAAGCCCTTCTCACATACCGAACTCGTGGCGCGCGTCCGCGCGGCGCTCCGGAGCCGCTATGAGCCCGAGACCTTCGTGTGCGGCGATCTGGCCATCGACTACACGCGCCGCCGGGTCACCGTCGCCGGCCGGCGGGTAGCCCTCACGGCCAAGGAATTCGACCTGCTGCGCGTCCTGTCGGTCAACCGCGGTGGGGTGGTGACCACGAAGACCCTCCTCCGCCAGGTATGGGGGCTCCGGGGCTTGAACAACACCAATCGCGTCCGCGCGGTGGTCAGGAAGCTCCGGGCGAATCTAGGGGACGATGCGGACGCGCCCGCCTACATCTTCACCGAGCGCGGGGTCGGTTACCGGATGGCGAGCCCCGGCGAGGCGTAGGAAGCGTGCACGGATAACTGCCGGATCCGCGAGGGGATCGGGGTCGCGGAACGAATGGAGGGACTCCGGATCGGCCTTGGGGTTCCTATCTCAGCGTCTTATGCGTCCGAACGTCGGAAGCTCGTAAAGTCTCCTGGTGATGAACTTCGCGCCGCACTTCGGACACATCCACACGGGGCCGGTGCCCTACCGTTGCCCCGGTGGGCACCCACCGGCCGGGTCGGCGCGCCGGTCGGGCATCGGCGGTCCCGGGCTGGCGATGCGGTAGCCGACGCCGTGCTCGTTGAAGATGTAGGCCGGGTCGGCCGCGCTGTCGCCGAGCTTCCGGCGTAGCTTCTTGACGGCGGTGCGGACGCGGTCGGTGTCATCGGCGGCCCGTCGTCCCCACACCTTTCGGAGCAGCGTCTCGGTGGTGACGGTGCGTCCGCCCGCGGCGGACAGGACGCCGAGCAGCTCGAACTCGATGGCCGTGAGCCGGACCTCGGCGCCGGCCACGCTCACCCGCTTCCGGTCGTGATCGATGGCGAGGTCTCCGTGCACGAGCGTCTCGGGCCGGGCGTGTGCGCGGAGCGCCGCCTTGACCCGTGCGGCAAGCTCGGTCGGCGAGAACGGCTTGACGATGTAGTCGGCCGCGCCGCTTTCGAGCGCCCTGGCGATCGTCTCGTCGCGGCCGTAGGCGGAGATGAAGATGACCGGCACGTCGGAGAGTTCGGGCAGCTGTTTCATCAGCTCGATCCCGTCCGTTCCGGGCAGGATGAGGTCGAGCAGCACGAGGCGCGGCTTCTCGGCGCGGATGATGGCGGCGATCTCGCCGGGCTCGCCCGTGGCGACCGGGGCGTAGCCCGCGTCCGAAAGGACGTCGCGCACGTAGCGCAGCGTCTGCGGGTCGTCGTCGACCACCAGGATGCGCCCGCGGTGCATCCGGCCGGCAGCCGGGCGGGGCGTGGCAGCCTCGGGTGCATCCTCCCCGGAGATGGGTAAAGTGAACGTGAACCGGGCGCCCCGGCCGGTGCCCCCGCTCTCGG contains the following coding sequences:
- a CDS encoding ATP-binding protein, coding for MDDRDPTGPGRGASGDRASRLSAAILRINQSLDLATVFDEVVDSGCALTGARAGLITTIDERGELREIVIRGLSPKEHREMLAWPDGDRLFQHLRDLPAPLRVANLPGYLRRLGFSSIPWNSRTLQATQMHSRGEHLGSFFLSDKENGEPFTSEDEEILVLFASQAATAISNARSHREVERARRDLEVLVETSPVGVMVLDAKTGRAVSFNREAWRIVDGLCTPGHPREELFEVASWRLADGREVSFEEFPLSDQLENAKTIRAEEIVLSVPDGRSVRTLMNSTPIRSEQGDVVSVVVTMQDLAPLDALERQRAEFLEMVSHELRAPLTSIKGSTATALGAASVPPQAELIRFFRLIDSQADHMYGLIANLLDAGSIEAGTLTVAPEPSSVAALIDRARNTFLSGGGRHAVLIDLPRDLPEAMADRERIVQVLGNLLSNAARHAPETTPIRIEAAHADGYIEISVSDEGRGIPPDRLPYLFRKRAGLAGGYAESVTGGTGLGLAICKGLVEAHGGRIRAESGGTGQGARFSFTIPAGGASSAQAVPRGGWPDGPGGREEKPRILVVDDDPQMLRHVRDILSGAGYEPLTVGDPEGLSDIIHTERPRLVLLDLVLPGPNGIELMEQVPELGDLPVIFISGYGRDETIADALASGAVDYIVKPFSHTELVARVRAALRSRYEPETFVCGDLAIDYTRRRVTVAGRRVALTAKEFDLLRVLSVNRGGVVTTKTLLRQVWGLRGLNNTNRVRAVVRKLRANLGDDADAPAYIFTERGVGYRMASPGEA